A window of Streptomyces armeniacus contains these coding sequences:
- a CDS encoding type 1 glutamine amidotransferase domain-containing protein, which translates to MKAAFLVAPAGVEQMELTDPWRAVIEAGGSPRLISTTNGRVQAFHHLDKADTFAVDQTVEEATVDEYDGLVLPGGVANPDALRMDPTAVRFVKGFFDAGKPVAAICHAPWTLIEADVVNGRTLTSWPSLQTDLRNAGATWVDQQVFVCRGGPNSLVTSRKPDDLKAFDEAFVAEFARAASAATPG; encoded by the coding sequence GTGAAGGCCGCCTTTCTCGTGGCCCCCGCAGGGGTCGAACAAATGGAACTCACCGACCCGTGGCGGGCCGTGATCGAAGCCGGAGGGTCGCCGCGGCTCATCTCCACGACCAACGGCCGCGTGCAGGCGTTCCACCATCTCGACAAGGCCGACACCTTCGCCGTGGACCAGACCGTGGAGGAGGCGACGGTGGACGAGTACGACGGGCTGGTGCTCCCCGGCGGCGTCGCGAACCCGGACGCCCTGCGGATGGATCCGACCGCCGTACGGTTCGTGAAGGGCTTCTTCGACGCGGGCAAGCCGGTCGCGGCGATCTGCCACGCGCCGTGGACGCTGATCGAGGCCGACGTGGTGAACGGCCGTACGCTCACCTCGTGGCCGAGCCTGCAGACGGACCTCCGCAACGCGGGCGCGACATGGGTCGACCAGCAGGTCTTCGTCTGCCGCGGCGGGCCCAACTCGCTGGTGACAAGCCGGAAGCCGGACGACCTGAAGGCGTTCGACGAGGCGTTCGTCGCGGAGTTCGCCCGCGCGGCGAGCGCGGCGACACCCGGCTGA